Proteins from a genomic interval of Plasmodium reichenowi strain SY57 chromosome 13, whole genome shotgun sequence:
- a CDS encoding hypothetical protein (conserved Plasmodium protein, unknown function), with the protein MEKLKGAHLVCTSDNKIENTKLNSKKKYSNLVRIFKEEVDYLKKKKQEDIIFEQKKKELLKMLPLIRKESSCELNNLTHSFSNQTDSSDDMGFYNKTPHRTEEDNFKENNNYMKTSYSTKKRVYTPCNYDKTDIYSDKEKEDKISLYTTPKRCKRRNITKKESSNVKSRGSNSKKKKNLCDELVNIRTPVKSKNEYLIEKETYESITKDKWLMNESNMNELPENIKDEYVSYLCSPLKRSERLIKSKINKMLNENIEQIKQEQMASNSDTHKNSCTNSDVLNNDDNSSVHCDFIPEEEEKCWDEFYTQSIDKTRPFTGITTELAVDIITEMLRSKIKKIKIKNKEFFSPISENDTIMEIGHGNHPLAVQMFEKWGTVGRYVGIEFSGEASKEALKCDKLKNLYLMRKVEFIKILSMKYYKDNYLNGVVAESNISPVNTKTDFIELYTFKYIFAKSTLDYITCRMDDIGNSCDWEEDLQISPTVVEMFNSLADSLQNCKKAKNNSYIIFVEPSNSSKFRDHILTIFKVIYTATFKYGSSAKYLRLYKLLNHNKACGYMLEKRNEVYESFEEMRHEFLKLILKSSITKNIDEVDWFLPTQVPKRWLSRNPADIEYLVKLDRSHF; encoded by the coding sequence atggaaaagTTAAAGGGAGCTCATTTAGTTTGTACAagtgataataaaattgaaaatacaaaattgaatagtaaaaaaaagtatagTAATTTAGTTCGAATTTTTAAAGAAGAAGTtgattatttaaaaaaaaaaaaacaagaagatataattttcgaacaaaaaaaaaaagaattattaaaaatgttacCATTGATACGTAAAGAATCTTCATGTGAATTAAATAACTTGACACATAGTTTTTCCAATCAGACAGATAGTAGTGATGATATGggtttttataataaaacacCTCATAGAACTGAAGAAGACAATTTtaaggaaaataataattatatgaaaacTTCATATAGTACAAAAAAGCGGGTATATACTCCTTGCAATTATGATAAAACCGATATTTATAgtgataaagaaaaagaagataaGATATCTTTATACACTACACCAAAAAGATGTAAAAGACGTAATATTACCAAAAAGGAATCATCTAATGTGAAATCCAGAGGTAGTAAtagcaaaaaaaaaaaaaacttatGTGATGAATTAGTTAATATACGTACACCTGTCAAAAGCAAAAATGAGTATTTAATTGAAAAGGAAACATATGAAAGTATCACTAAAGATAAATGGCTTATGAACGAATCCAATATGAATGAATTACcagaaaatattaaagatGAATATGTCTCTTATTTGTGTAGTCCTTTAAAAAGAAGTGAACGTTTAATTAAAagtaaaattaataaaatgcttaatgaaaatatagaacaaataaaacaaGAACAAATGGCTTCAAATAGTGATACACATAAAAATAGTTGTACCAATAGTGatgtattaaataatgatgataattcATCAGTTCATTGTGATTTTATTCCtgaagaagaagaaaaatgtTGGGATGAATTTTACACACAAAGTATTGACAAAACTAGACCCTTTACTGGAATTACTACAGAACTAGCTGTTGATATAATCACAGAAATGTTAAGatcaaaaataaaaaaaatcaaaattaaaaataaagaatttttCTCACCAATTAGTGAAAATGATACTATCATGGAAATTGGACATGGAAATCATCCTTTGGCTGTTCAAATGTTTGAAAAATGGGGAACAGTTGGTAGGTATGTTGGTATAGAATTTAGTGGTGAAGCTAGTAAAGAAGCTCTTAAATGtgataaattaaaaaatttgtaTCTTATGAGAAAAGTAGAATTTATTAAGATACTAAGcatgaaatattataaagataattatttaaatggTGTAGTTGCTGAATCAAATATTTCTCCAGTGAATACTAAAACAGATTTTATTGAATTATATActttcaaatatatttttgcAAAAAGTACTTTAGATTATATAACATGCCGAATGGATGACATTGGAAATAGTTGTGATTGGGAAGAAGATCTGCAAATTTCACCAACAGTTGTTGAAATGTTTAATAGTTTAGCAGATTCTTTGCAAAATTGTAAAAAGGctaaaaataattcttatataatttttgtcGAGCCAAGTAATTCATCCAAATTTAGAGATCATATTTTAACCATATTCAAAGTTATCTATACAGCTACATTCAAATATGGAAGTTCTGCTAAGTATTTaagattatataaattattaaacCATAATAAGGCATGTGGTTACATGCttgaaaaaagaaatgaagTATATGAAAGTTTTGAAGAAATGAGACATGAATTTTTAAAACTAATTTTGAAATCGTCcattacaaaaaatattgacGAAGTAGATTGGTTTTTACCTACACAAGTACCAAAAAGATGGTTAAGTAGGAATCCAGCAGATATAGAATATTTGGTCAAGTTGGATAGAAGTCACTTTTAA
- a CDS encoding CPW-WPC family protein, putative, with translation MKYRFVFLLSLIILNVIQKGCCSNWLNQEEKKATFSFSGNLKLDIKNDKENKLNELESNKNVERLNEGVTKIMQKEKELIESNKHVKDVVDEAGIVIKKKYNINELPPSGLTNDEEEDVKEDSAFLSDDLEEAAENFSLSGEKSDKENEIKDIRKYQAEIINSMNENTIYKKFDTHEFEKMKQKMEDHSEICYPDYSMPCPLHFFRTSTGCVPLRTYEGPCNKIQNKLIYLYDEQKESWAEICEVNWPCMPLECSYGRDYNSVCPINWIDIGKGLCRNIYKNEKCAGDINFSNMSFEEKKNMEKKCGIIWKCKSITYTTNFHDICPLHWEYIGNYKCKAPEDYKGPCPNISNLKKYNTQEKKENIENVCLVNWPYSIKVNEYQRDYNIDCPIGWSMMENGFCRAPENYKKSLKCKEEVSFDDMNADQKHSYSLACNVDFPFKDKQDCKRNYSFACPLGWIPSKKINYCKAPLNYKSSICKNVSKFKNISDNQKNYYLKFCDIDWPCEGEIQNSMIYTQISVDHLEEHGKKKYTRGPVDSETGLII, from the exons ATGAAATATCGTTTTGTTTTCCTTCTTTCTCTGATCATTTTGAACGTAATACAGAAGGGGTGTTGTTCGAATTGGTTAAATCAAGAAGAGAAAAAAGCaacattttcattttctgGGAATTTAAAATTGGATATAAAGAATgataaagaaaacaaattaaatgaGTTAGAgagtaataaaaatgtagaAAGATTGAATGAAGGTGTAACAAAAATTATGCAAAAAGAGAAGGAATTAATAGAATCTAACAAGCACGTGAAAG ATGTTGTTGATGAAGCTGGGATTGtgattaaaaaaaaatataacattaaTGAATTACCACCATCTGGTTTAACtaat GATGAAGAGGAAGATGTAAAAGAAGACAGTGCATTTTTGTCGGACGATTTAGAGGAGGCTGCAGAAAATTTCTCTTTATCTGGAGAAAag agtgataaagaaaatgaaataaaagaCATTAGAAAATATCAAGcagaaattataaattcGATGAACGAAAATACAATATACAAAAAGTTTGATACTCACGaatttgaaaaaatgaagcaa aaaatGGAAGACCATAGTGAG ataTGCTATCCGGATTATTCTATGCCTTGTCCCCTACACTTTTTCCGAACTAGTACAGGCTGCGTTCCTCTTAGAACTTATGAAGGACCATGCAATAAG ATACAAAACAAATTAATCTATTTATATGATGAGCAAAAGGAAAGCTGGGCAGAAATATGCGAAGTAAACTGGCCGTGTATGCCCTTGGAATGTTCATATGGTAGAGACTACAATTCAGTATGTCCTATAAATTGGATAGATATAGGTAAAGGGTTATGTcgaaatatatataagaatgAAAAATGCGCAGGGGATATAAACTTTTCCAATATGAGTTTtgaagagaaaaaaaatatggaaaaaaaatgtggAATTATATGGAAATGTAAATCTATTACATATACAACAAATTTTCATGATATATGTCCATTGCACTGGGAATATATTGGTAACTATAAATGTAAAGCACCAGAAGATTATAAAGGACCATGTCCAAATATCTctaatttaaaaaaatataatacacaagaaaaaaaagaaaatattgaaaatgTCTGTCTTGTCAATTGGCCATATTCTATTAAAGTCAATGAGTATCAAAGAGATTACAATATAGATTGTCCAAT tGGATGGTCTATGATGGAAAATGGATTTTGTCGAGCTCCtgaaaattataagaaaagTTTAAAGTGCAAAGAAGAAGTTTCTTTTGACGATATGAACGCTGATCAAAAACATTCCTACTCTCTTGCTTGTAACGTCGATTTTCCATTTAAAg ATAAACAGGATTGCAAACGCAATTACTCATTCGCATGCCCGCTAGGATGGATACCTtccaaaaaaattaattattgTAAAGCACCACTAAACTATAAAAGTTCGATTTGTAAAAATGTTtcaaaatttaaaaatatttcagATAATCAAAAAAACTATTATCTGAAATTTTGTGATATTGATTGGCCCTGTGAAGGAGAAATACAGAATTCAATG aTATACACTCAAATTAGTGTTGACCATCTTGAGGAACACggaaaaaagaaatatacCAGAG GACCAGTTGATTCAGAAACAGgattaattatttaa
- a CDS encoding hypothetical protein (conserved Plasmodium protein, unknown function), translated as MKMELLNIKNNDNIPLGSMRYTDLSYGCESELSSNEESPFFSVGDFTNELHSSFDDISDYILVDESDLKRDRSENTTGSESNVMIASMRVDDKRLGNEKIKKELKSFSYSEESKTCSDNTHNEDGNKKQNFSRTLGTEGRKRMLKLLRRAYKYNDECKIIMKNKNPPLSISFLPYFNLSMLWQLAEDFGVYNEALKIHRECIKKRNASVKLKASAKASANYNLQDITKVSKNSKTEYASDIASNADMNTAEDYDMTNASVNEDGQGKRKRKKISF; from the coding sequence ATGAAAATGGAATtattgaatataaaaaacaatGATAATATCCCATTGGGATCCATGAGGTATACCGATTTGTCATATGGTTGTGAGAGTGAATTATCATCAAATGAAGAGTCTCCATTTTTTTCAGTAGGCGATTTTACTAATGAATTACATAGTAGTTTTGATGACATTTCTGACTATATATTAGTAGATGAGTCCGATTTAAAGAGGGATAGATCAGAGAATACAACAGGAAGTGAAAGTAATGTAATGATAGCATCTATGCGCGTTGATGATAAAAGACTAggaaatgaaaaaataaaaaaagagtTGAAAAGTTTTAGTTATTCTGAAGAAAGTAAAACATGTAGTGATAATACTCATAATGAAGATGGAAATAAAAAGCAGAATTTTAGTAGAACATTAGGAACAGAAGGAAGGAAAAGGAtgttaaaattattaaggagagcatataaatataatgatgaatgtaagataataatgaaaaataaaaaccCTCCATTATCAATAAGTTTCTTACcttattttaatttatctaTGTTATGGCAACTAGCTGAAGATTTTGGTGTATATAATGAAGCCTTAAAAATACATAGGgaatgtattaaaaaaagaaatgcAAGTGTAAAACTTAAGGCAAGTGCAAAAGCTAGTgcaaattataatttacaaGATATTACAAAGGTATCCAAAAATTCTAAAACTGAATATGCATCAGATATTGCATCGAATGCAGATATGAACACGGCAGAAGATTATGATATGACCAATGCTTCGGTTAATGAAGATGGTCAAggaaaaaggaaaagaaaaaaaattagtttttaa
- a CDS encoding serine/threonine protein kinase, putative has product MKLSSCITYVSILCNLIIVGRFLYCSFLFLFSENILNYFERNNPFIHRKKYVIHKTPQPILHSSKYRHPYEGSFKRKVIYDNNYLGIRKEIKLVHYNKCSFYEYLFLLLFYKKGIHKIFDYVYVYYYKTNIFDTLYNHNNEYAKNNLLFAFAKDIKKYFLIFNSNIKKLDVQLAILIKKKRKKKKRIYEQKNLASYSSKLERTKNGNKYINTYDGNEEENSFEHEEIKTAYGNYEGKPVLNSKYCLIKKIKNILKKKTLRKSNINKLDVIHLPIDDESGENKHKVELNNYVCKSCIIDIEEKSLYALKIREEEKEKDSNNISLYKDKSRDIQIYYDYEDMQEYIMKKKKKNEKNEKNEKKKKKIMMRNFNKSISGTKQIINTPYYERLKNNYEMINFTKRLFLSNPMKIQEKGFELNRYYPRRVNYSMKEKLGTGSYGEIWYAININKNSQYKDVVLKKFLITKDEETSELNAMREVYFGEILKNCDNISRFIEYFKEYEINETVNKKKEEYIYFWLVFVNEGYSLSKHLFDTSSSTLGLVTPSALWWSIKKQNIGMLVLKDLLRQILNGIYIAHKKGITHRDIKMENIFVSSTTPFTVRIGDWGSAVEYKNEHFSFIPSEDEETNGYQPPESLFGHMKNNFMRLPYYDMWSIGIVFLQFILGTKNPLEVKDKESERRLKKIFSKYPINILKEAIFLQSLSELCLTPWVKKSTHNLIRLQKKKKKKIIHECDRWYDMTINDVHNVSHNNNMNPYNRPNNIYRKNFLSTGSSYNSLYTNNNNNNNNNNNNNNNKNFIMNKLKYYITNDLINIKKQSFHNIYNIISDKYNSLISLPSSPLCSDGMCLHKYEQAFDKKNITQPNDTRLICLNKYKLFFSENQKNILPNYTCDDEKFQNILKDRDPSGVGLPNKNARDLLRQLLNFDYESRITAEQALNHPWFQEN; this is encoded by the coding sequence atgaaattgTCCTCTTGCATAACCTATGTTTCAATATTGTGtaatttaataatagtTGGTCGTTTTTTGTATTGttcatttttgtttttgtttagtgaaaatattttaaattattttgaaaGGAATAATCCTTTTATTCAtaggaaaaaatatgttattcATAAAACGCCCCAACCAATTTTGCATTCTTCAAAATATAGACATCCATATGAAGGTTCATTCAAAAGGAAGGTAATTTATGACAATAATTATTTGGGAataagaaaagaaataaaattggttcattataataaatgctctttttatgaatatttatttttgcTTCTTTTTTACAAAAAGGGTATTCACAAAATTTTTGATTATgtttatgtatattattataaaacaaatatatttgataccttatataatcataacAATGAATATGctaaaaataatttactCTTTGCTTTTGCAaaggatataaaaaaatatttccttatttttaattCGAATATAAAAAAGCTCGATGTCCAGCTAGctattttaataaaaaaaaaaagaaaaaaaaaaaaaagaatatatgaacaaaaaaacTTGGCTAGCTATTCATCAAAATTAGAGAGAACTAAAAAtggaaataaatatataaatacttATGATGGAAATGAAGAGGAGAATAGTTTTGAGCATGAAGAAATTAAGACGGCGTATGGAAATTATGAAGGGAAACCTGTTTTAAATTCAAAATATTGTctgataaaaaaaataaaaaatattttaaaaaagaaaacgTTAAGGAAAAgtaacataaataaattgGACGTTATTCATCTTCCGATTGATGATGAGAGTGGAGAGAATAAACATAAGGTAGAActaaataattatgtatgTAAATCATGTATAATTGATATAGAAGAGAAGTCATTATATGCTTTAAAAATTCgagaagaagaaaaagaaaaggatagtaataatatatctttatataaagaCAAATCAAGAGatattcaaatatattacgATTATGAAGATATGcaagaatatattatgaagaaaaaaaaaaaaaatgaaaaaaatgaaaaaaatgaaaaaaaaaaaaaaaagattatGATGagaaattttaataaatcaatTTCAGGGACAAAGCAAATTATCAATACACCATATTATGAACGGTTGAAAAACAATTACGAGATGATTAATTTTACAAAAcgtttatttttatcaaatCCAATGAAGATACAAGAAAAAGGATTTGAACTTAATAGATATTATCCAAGAAGAGTAAATTATTCtatgaaagaaaaattgGGCACTGGGTCTTATGGAGAAATATGGTATgctataaatataaataagaattCACAATATAAAGATGttgtattaaaaaaatttcttaTAACCAAAGATGAAGAAACATCTGAATTGAATGCTATGAGAGAAGTATATTTTGGTgagatattaaaaaattgtGACAATATAAGTAGATTTattgaatattttaaagaatatgaaataaatgaaactgtaaataagaaaaaagaagaatacatttatttttggTTAGTATTTGTAAATGAAGGATATTCGTTATCTAAGCATTTGTTTGATACATCTTCTAGTACCTTAGGTTTAGTTACGCCTAGTGCTTTATGGTGGAGTATTAAAAAACAGAACATAGGTATGTTAGTATTAAAAGATTTATTACGTCAAATATTAAatggtatatatatagctCATAAAAAGGGTATAACTCATAGAGATATTAAaatggaaaatatatttgtttcaTCAACTACACCATTTACTGTACGTATAGGTGATTGGGGTAGTGCAgttgaatataaaaatgaacacttttcttttatacCTTCAGAAGATGAAGAAACAAATGGTTATCAACCTCCTGAGTCTTTATTTGGtcatatgaaaaataattttatgcGTTTACCTTATTATGATATGTGGAGTATCGGAATAGTTTTCTTACAATTTATTTTAGGTACAAAAAATCCGTTGGAAGtaaaagataaagaaaGTGAGCGTCggttaaaaaaaatattttctaaatatcctattaatatattaaaagaagcTATATTTTTACAGAGTTTATCTGAGCTCTGTTTAACTCCTTGGGTAAAGAAATCTACACATAATTTGATACgtttacaaaaaaaaaaaaaaaaaaaaataatacatgAGTGTGATAGGTGGTATGATATGACTATTAATGATGTCCATAATGTTtcacataataataatatgaatcCTTATAATCGAcctaataatatttataggAAGAATTTTTTATCAACAGGATCTTCATATAATTCACTATATAccaataataataataataataataataataataataataataataataaaaatttcattatgaataaattaaaatattatattaccAACGATTTAATTAATATCAAAAAACAATCctttcataatatttataatatcatatcGGATAAATATAACTCTTTAATATCCTTACCATCATCACCATTATGTTCTGATGGTATGTGTCTACACAAATATGAGCAAGCATTTGacaagaaaaatataacacaACCAAATGATACACGTCTTATATGtttgaataaatataaactCTTTTTTAGtgaaaatcaaaaaaatatattaccaAATTATACATGTGATGATGAAAAGTTTCAAAATATTCTGAAGGATAGAGATCCTTCAGGTGTAGGATTACCAAATAAAAATGCAAGAGATCTCTTAAGACAGCTCTTAAATTTTGATTATGAAAGTAGGATAACAGCAGAGCAAGCTTTAAATCACCCTTGGTTCcaagaaaattaa